The following nucleotide sequence is from Stigmatopora nigra isolate UIUO_SnigA chromosome 20, RoL_Snig_1.1, whole genome shotgun sequence.
CGCCTTTCCGCCCGACAGCTGGTGGCAAACGCCTTCCTCTTCCTGTGCGTGAACGGCGTCGGGGCTTTCCACCTGTGGACTAGCCAGCACGATCTCAGGCTCTCCAAGCAGAAGAGGGAGGAGTTCAGCGCCATCCGCTCCCGTTTGGAAATCCGCAAATATCAGCAGGTGGGCtccggccggccggccccgGAAGCCCGGTCTCCCGGCGGCGGCCGCTCTAGCGCCTCCCCTTTTTCCTTTTCCCGGCAACAGGAGCGGCTCCTGCTGTCGGTCCTGCCGCGCTACATCGCCAGGGCGCTCAAGTCGGAGGTGATCGAGAGACTGAGCGGGAGCAAGGGCAAGGGCAGGGACCCCGTCGGCTTCCGCAACTTCCACAGCCTCTACGTCCGGCAGCACAAAGACGTCAGGTGAACCTGGCTctgcgccggccggccggctctctctctctttctctctctctcactcaccgCCTCCTCCGCGTCCCTTTGCTCCCCGCCAGCATTCTCTACGCGGACATTGTGGGCTTCACAAAGTTGGCCGGCAGCTGCTCGCCAGAAGAGCTGGTGGCCGTCCTCAACAGGCTCTTTGGCCGCTTCGACGACATCGCCAAGGTAACGGGAACGGGTGGGGGGGAGCGCCGCGGTGGCGTGGGACCCGGGCGGGTGGAGGGGAACGCCGTCACCGCCGAGCCCTTTGACTCCACAGAAGAACGGATGCCTCCGCATCAAAATCTTGGGCGACTGTTACTACTGCGTGTCGGGTCTGCCCGAGCCCATCCCCGCGCACGCCCGCAACTGCGTCCAGATGGGCTTGGAAATGTGCACCGCCATCAGGTGAGCTCATTGGTCGGGCGTCACGGCTGGCGGGCGTTCCCTCTCCAGCCACGAttccgtccccccccccccccccccccccagtaaaCTACGAGAGGCCACGGGAGTGGAGATCGGCATGCGGGTGGGCGTTCACACGGGGAACGTTCTCTCCGGGGTGATCGGCCTGCAGAAATGGCAGTACGACGTGTGGTCGCACGACGTGACCACGGCCAATCGCATGGAGTCGGGAGGCGTTCCCGGGTGAGAGCGCCGGAATCCACGGGGTGGCGTCTCTCACGCCTCCGCCCACTCCCACTCCCACGCCTCCCTTCCCTTCTTCCAGGCGAGTCCACATCACCGAGGAGACCCTGCGACACTTGAACGGGGCGTACCGAGTGGAGGACGGCCACGGCGAGAGTCGCCAGCCCCTCTTGAAGGGCCGGCAGACCTACCTGGTGCTGGACCCCCACCACTCGGACGCCCGGCGCCAAAGAGCTCAGACGGTGAGCGCTCGTACGTCCCGGCCCCAGCTTGCCGCCACCTTTTGGCCGGAGGAAAGGCAAACGGGGCGGCCGCTTTTTGCTTCCAGGGCAAGCCGGCGGGCGGCGTGGAGAACAGGTGGCCGCAGCGGGCTTCCATGCGCATGACTCAGTACCTCAAGTCGTGGCAGAACATCCGGCCTTTCGCCGACCTCGGCCGGCCCGGAGAGAAGATGGACGGCGTGGGGCTGGCCGAGGGGCGCCCGTCGTCGGCCGTACGTCCGCCCGTGGCGCCGCGCGCCAACGACCCCATTTCTCGCCCTTGTGCTAAACGCCACCCGTGGTCTCCGCAGGGGGGGCCTCCCGGTGACGGCGGCAACCCTTCCTGGTAAGAAAAGCGGGCGCTCCGGCCCATAACCGGACCATCTCCTCAAAGGACGTTAGCTGGCCAAGAATACCAAAATTGTGCCCGGCGGCACGAAAGGAGTGTCGCCCCTTCTCCCCACCGACGTTTCTTCTCCTTTCCCGTCGCAGCTTTGTCGTGGATCACGGCGTGAGGGGATCGCTGGACACGGCGGACATGGCGGGGTAAGTTGGAGGTGGCGCCGGGGTGGGGGTAAGGGACGggaacgctctctctctctctctctctgtctcatcGGCCTCGTTTGGGCGGCGGCAGGAGCGGGGCCAAGCGGCTGGACTGCCTGACCTTGTTGTTCAACGACGTGCGGCTGGAGAAGCAGGTAGGCCGGCTGGAGGGCGACGTGCCGGCGGGAACTGGGCCCTGATCTTTGCCTTCCGTCCGGCGCCGTGTCTCAGTTTCGCTTGTCGGAGGCCAGAGGCGTGCACCACTCCATGAGCTGCCTGGCTTTGGTCTTTGTCACCCTTTTTGCCGTGCAGATGCTGGTGTCTGACAAGTGAGTggccgtcgtcgtcgccgccgtcgtcgccgtcgtcgtcgccgtcgtcgtcgccgccgtctTTAAATTATTGGAACCACCCCGAACAGGAACTTTGAATTGGCCGTTTCCTACAGCGCCACCTTCCCCGTGCTGGTGATTCTCTTGTCCGTGGCCTTCTGCGGCAACTCGCGGGTAAGCGGGCCGGCGCGCTCCGACGAGAGCGGTCGCCGAGGATTGACCGTTTccccgttgtttttttttgttgttgcctgtTGTTGTTGAAGAAATGGTCTTCCAAGTTGGCGCCTCGCGTGCAGCGCACGTCGGGACCGCCtggaagcggcggcggcggcggcggggccaGGGCGGCGCTGCGGCTCTTTGTCGTTGGCCTGAGTGTGCTGATCACGCTGCTCATGGCCATCCTCAATTTTGTGAGCCTTGACAGCCGAGCGAGTGCCAGACGGAGCAGGCTTTGTAGAGCTTCCGAAAGACAAGCTTTCTTGTCCCGCAGGTCTTTGTCCCGGGCAACAACTGCACCCGCATCGACGACAGGAGCGCGCTGGAGGCTCTCAAGCTGTATACGGTGCCGGTGAGCGGGGGGGGTCGCCCGTGGGCGGCcgccgagagagagagagacggttAAACCTGGAGCCCGCCCCCACGCTTTGCCGTTGCAGTACTACCTGTACTGCTGCCTGCTGGCCATGCTGGGAGTCACCGTCTTTGTCAGCATCTGTCTGTCGGTGAAGGCCTTGCTCCTCACGCTGGCCGTGGTGGTCTACCTGGCCCTCTTCCTCCACGTCTACGCCAACCGCTCTTCCTGCCTCGTCAGCTTGCTGTACAACAACACCGCCAGGTGGGccgaggagggagggggggaggttcccgccaccgccgccgccgctttggCTTCCCACTTTCCCACTCTGACCCGACGCTTCTTTTCAGTCCCGGCGTGCTGAAGGACCCTCAGATCATGGCCGGCGTTTGGTTGGTCATCTTCTACGTCGTCTGCCTGATCCTGGCTAGACGGGTGCGTCCAACGAAAGACGGATCCCGCCCCCtcgaaaggcttttttttttttccttcttcttttctttccccgatttattttttcttttttcttgtcGCACCAGGACGAGCTGGGCTGCCGCGTGGACTTCCTTTTGGAGCACTGTTTTGAGCTGGAACAAGAGGAGATGGAGACGGTGGAGAACGTCAACAAGCTCCTCCTCCAGAACGTGCTGCCGCTCCACGTGGCCTCCTTCTTTATGGGCAAAACGGTCCGCAACCAGGTAGCGGCCCGCCGTCTCCGAGGCGGGCAATCTCCCCGGGCCCGGCCCGACCCGCcgccatgtctttttttgtttttttttggggggggaccCAGGACCTGTACAGCCAGTCGTACGAGTGCGTGTGCATCATGTTTGCCTCCGTGCCCCAGTTTAAGGAATTTTACAGCGAGAGCAGCTTCAACCGAGACGGCCTGGAATGCCTGCGTTTCCTCAACGAGATCATCGCCGACTTTGACGAGGTGGGCCCGACTTGTCCGTGGGGTTGACCTTTCTCTCCGTCCGTCGTCCGTCCCGGTTCCCTCTCCGTCCTGACGGTACCGTTTTAACTTCAGCTGCTGTCCAAGCCCAAGTTTTCCTCGGTGGAGAAGATCAAGACCATCGGCAGCACGTACATGGCGGCGGCCGGGCTGGCGCGATCGGCAGAGTGCGACCAGGtaagctggggggggggggacgggtTGTCGGCTCAGGCTCTGACCGAACCCTTGGCAGAAGTGCGACGCGTCTTACGCTCACGTGCGCGCCATGGTGGAGTTTGCCATGGCTCTCATGAACAAACTGGAACTCATCAACACGCACTCTTTCAACAACTTCAAACTGCGAATCGGTGAGAGTCGgcgtacataaaaaaaacaaaacaaataaattgtcCCCAAATCGCAATGGCACTAATCCGTAGCATTTTTCAGGCATCAATCAGGGCCCGGTCATCGCCGGTGTCATCGGCGCTCTCAAACCGCAGTATGACATTTGGGGCAACTCTGTCAACGTGGCGAGCAGGATGGACAGCACGGGAGTACTGGACCGGATCCAGGTGGGTCCCCGGCGGATCCCTGGCCAGACGCCGCCTCCCCCCGGCACCCACTCAAGCGCCCCGCTTCCGTCGGCGCAGGTGACGGAGGAGACGGCCCGGGCGGTCCAAAGCGTGGGCTACGGAGTCACCCTTCGAGGAGTGGTCCACGTCAAGGGCAAAGGGGAGCTAACCACCTACTTTGTCAACACCGAGGCGTCTTCCCCGCCCTTCTGACGGCCGCCACGCCTGCGTCTTCCGCGGCGGACCACGCAAAATCCAATGGGTGGAATGCCGGTGCTAAATGGCGCCTGCGTCTGTTTGCCCGGATGAAAGGCCAAAATATCTTTTGGACTTGGATTTGGTATGCGccagccagagccagagccaggaAAATGGCCCAGTCACCACCGGTTGGCAAACACGGACGTCCCGCCAGTCGCCCAAAACAGGTGACCTTTGGCGGCGTATCCGGGTCGGGGCGCCGTCAAACGTGGCCGTCCCCCGAAAAGCCGATGTTTCTCTTGTATGGCCGCCTGTATagtttgtgttctttttaagCGTTGGATGTTGCGCAAAGGCTATTTATgaagaaggaaaataaacacaGGGCTTGTCGTCTTGATTTGAATATACTTTTTCCTCTTCAAAATGTCCTCGGTTTGACCGGCAGAGACGACGGGCAGATTCGAAGGCCGCCCATTGCCCGTGTGTTCGTTCATCCGGCCCGCATCCATATTGTCaaattttcaaatgtattccCATGTCATTCTTGCCCGGGACTTGCTCCAGCACCACCTAGCCTCCTCTCACGCTTACGGAAGACGAAGCAAGGCGTGGTGCAAACGCTGACGTTTGAGCTGATTGGCTGCGCAACTTTGGGAACTTTTGATTGGTTGCCTCGCTGTGGGTTTGGCCACTTCCGGGTTTAGCCTTCACTCTTCGTGTTTGTTGTGACTTTCTGACTGCCTTCTTACCTACCTGCCTGACTGCCTACCTGCCTACCTGCCTGACTgcccgcctgcctgcctgccgaGTGTCGAAACTTTCGAGTGGGTAAGTGGCTGCTGGAAAAGTATTTGACGCGCCTCTGACGAACACGAGCCGCCTTTTCGTTGACTTTTTAAAGCTCCCTCTTGAATCTGAGTTACGAGTGTTGAGATGGTTTTGTTTTGACACGACCGCGGAGAGAAATCGTCGAAAAGCAGTTtccgtccttccttccttccttctttcctcctTTGCCTTTCTTCCCTTGTGGCTTTCTCTCCCCGAGCGCAGGTACGAGCGACGGACGGCAAATATGTCGGGCGCCCACGAGTCGCGGAGG
It contains:
- the LOC144213737 gene encoding adenylate cyclase type 4; translation: MDAFELGDVASQTPEPWETVDVENGSSTGSTAAATASGGNWNEPSSPGKSGPVSPVELCDRRQSGGGAKKPASSKRGGKVREGDDDDGESLRSAGGGGVAHTVGCCFRSVHRGSLRCVEETPAMLAGLVLSLAFCVAIVVLIPTTGRNLLVHVGALSVACVVLCLSAGLLTCLPWLATVRRCAGALALFVWGTLYVTAVVFVFTGGPVSTWEQVAFFLFLSLSVYTVLPLSLAWALMVGIWSSVTHIVMVGAYVPLTSPETPDLAVQLVANAFLFLCVNGVGAFHLWTSQHDLRLSKQKREEFSAIRSRLEIRKYQQERLLLSVLPRYIARALKSEVIERLSGSKGKGRDPVGFRNFHSLYVRQHKDVSILYADIVGFTKLAGSCSPEELVAVLNRLFGRFDDIAKKNGCLRIKILGDCYYCVSGLPEPIPAHARNCVQMGLEMCTAISKLREATGVEIGMRVGVHTGNVLSGVIGLQKWQYDVWSHDVTTANRMESGGVPGRVHITEETLRHLNGAYRVEDGHGESRQPLLKGRQTYLVLDPHHSDARRQRAQTGKPAGGVENRWPQRASMRMTQYLKSWQNIRPFADLGRPGEKMDGVGLAEGRPSSAGGPPGDGGNPSCFVVDHGVRGSLDTADMAGSGAKRLDCLTLLFNDVRLEKQFRLSEARGVHHSMSCLALVFVTLFAVQMLVSDKNFELAVSYSATFPVLVILLSVAFCGNSRKWSSKLAPRVQRTSGPPGSGGGGGGARAALRLFVVGLSVLITLLMAILNFVFVPGNNCTRIDDRSALEALKLYTVPYYLYCCLLAMLGVTVFVSICLSVKALLLTLAVVVYLALFLHVYANRSSCLVSLLYNNTASPGVLKDPQIMAGVWLVIFYVVCLILARRDELGCRVDFLLEHCFELEQEEMETVENVNKLLLQNVLPLHVASFFMGKTVRNQDLYSQSYECVCIMFASVPQFKEFYSESSFNRDGLECLRFLNEIIADFDELLSKPKFSSVEKIKTIGSTYMAAAGLARSAECDQKCDASYAHVRAMVEFAMALMNKLELINTHSFNNFKLRIGINQGPVIAGVIGALKPQYDIWGNSVNVASRMDSTGVLDRIQVTEETARAVQSVGYGVTLRGVVHVKGKGELTTYFVNTEASSPPF